The Glycine soja cultivar W05 chromosome 3, ASM419377v2, whole genome shotgun sequence genome window below encodes:
- the LOC114406444 gene encoding dynamin-related protein 1E-like — MTSMESLIGLVNRIQQACTVLGDYGGADNNAFSSLWEALPSVAVVGGQSSGKSSVLESIVGRDFLPRGSGIVTRRPLVLQLHKVDGKAKEYAEFLHMPGQKITDYAIVRQEIQNETDRVTGRTKQISPVPIHLSIYSPHVVNLTLIDLPGLTKVAVEGQPETIAQDIENMVRSFVDKPNCIILAISPANQDIATSDAIKLSREVDPSGERTFGVLTKLDLMDRGTNALDVLEGRSYRLQHPWVGVVNRSQADINKNVDMIVARRKESEYFETSPDYGHLANKMGSVYLAKLLSQHLESVIRQRIPNITSLINKTIEELESEMNQIGRPIAADAGAQLYTILELCRAFDRVFKEHLDGGRPGGDRIYNVFDNQLPAALRKLPFDRHLSLQNVRKVVSEADGYQPHLIAPEQGYRRLIEGALSYFRGPAEASVDAVHFVLKELVRKSIAETQELRRFPTLQAEIAAATNEALERFREESKKTAMRLVDMEASYLTVEFFRKLPQEMEKAGNPANQATPNVDRYGEGHYRRIGSNVSSYISMISDTLRNTIPKAVVYCQVREAKLSLLNHFYIQIGKKEAKQLSQLLDEDPALTGRRQQCAKRLELYKAARDEIDSVSWAR, encoded by the exons ATGACGAGCATGGAGAGCTTGATCGGCTTGGTAAATAGAATCCAGCAGGCCTGCACCGTGCTCGGCGACTACGGCGGCGCCGACAACAACgccttctcttctctttgggAAGCTCTTCCCTCCGTCGCCGTCGTCGGTGGCCAG AGTTCGGGGAAGTCTTCGGTTTTGGAAAGCATCGTTGGACGTGACTTTCTTCCTAGAGGATCAG GAATTGTGACGAGGCGTCCATTGGTGTTGCAGCTTCATAAGGTTGACGGTAAAGCGAAGGAGTATGCAGAGTTTCTTCACATGCCAGGGCAGAAGATAACCGATTATG CGATTGTCCGTCAGGAAATTCAGAATGAAACTGATAGAGTAACGGGGAGGACAAAACAAATATCTCCCGTTCCAATTCATCTTAGCATTTATTCTCCACATG TTGTCAACCTAACTTTGATTGATTTACCTGGATTGACTAAAGTTGCTGTAG AGGGACAGCCTGAGACTATTGCTCAAGACATTGAAAATATGGTTCGATCTTTTGTTGACAAG CCTAATTGTATTATACTGGCAATATCTCCAGCCAACCAAGACATAGCGACTTCTGATGCTATTAAACTTTCGAGGGAGGTGGATCCCTCAG GTGAGAGGACATTTGGAGTGTTGACAAAGCTGGATTTGATGGACAGAGGAACTAATGCATTGGAT GTCCTTGAAGGAAGATCTTACCGTCTGCAACATCCCTGGGTCGGTGTAGTAAATCGATCCCAAGCGGATATCAATAAAAACGTTGACATGATTGTTGCTAGACGTAAGGAGAGTGAGTATTTTGAAACTAGTCCTGACTATGGGCACTTAGCCAATAAAATGGGTTCTGTATACCTTGCAAAACTTCTCTCACAG CATTTGGAGTCGGTAATTAGGCAACGGATACCTAATATAACATCTTTGATAAACAAAACAATCGAAGAACTTGAATCAGAGATGAATCAAATTGGGAGACCCATTGCTGCTGATGCTGGG GCTCAACTATATACTATCCTAGAACTTTGCCGCGCATTTGATCGGGTATTCAAGGAGCATTTAGATGGAGG GCGACCAGGAGGAGATAGGATCTATAATGTCTTTGACAATCAGCTTCCTGCAGCGTTACGGAAGCTTCCATTCGACCGGCATCTTTCTCTTCAAAATGTAAGGAAAGTGGTATCAGAGGCAGATGGTTACCAGCCTCACTTAATTGCACCAGAGCAAGGTTACCGACGCCTCATTGAGGGAGCTCTCAGCTACTTTAGAGGTCCAGCTGAAGCTTCAGTTGATGCA GTTCACTTTGTCTTAAAAGAACTTGTGAGGAAATCAATAGCTGAAACTCAG GAACTGAGACGTTTCCCAACTCTCCAAGCCGAAATAGCAGCAGCTACAAATGAGGCTTTAGAGAGGTTCCGCGAAGAGAGTAAGAAGACAGCTATGCGGCTTGTGGACATGGAAGCTTCCTATCTCACTGTGGAGTTCTTCAGGAAACTGCCTCAAGAAATGGAGAAAGCTGGAAATCCAGCTAATCAAGCTACTCCAAATGTGGATCGATATGGAGAAGGACATTACAGGAGGATTGGATCAAATGTATCTTCCTATATCAGTATGATATCAGACACTCTCAGGAATACTATTCCAAAGGCTGTAGTGTATTGTCAGGTCAGGGAAGCAAAACTGTCATTGCTAAACCATTTCTACATACAAATAGGAAAGAAAGAG GCTAAACAGCTATCACAATTGTTAGATGAAGATCCTGCCTTGACGGGGAGGAGGCAACAATGTGCTAAAAGGCTTGAACTATATAAAGCGGCAAGGGATGAAATTGATTCTGTTTCTTGGGCACGATGA